One window of Polyangiaceae bacterium genomic DNA carries:
- the bamA gene encoding outer membrane protein assembly factor BamA produces MLNRYPTRWLAWCHLVAVLIALGALAPHAAGQQPRPQPSPAAASPAEESGAADSVPSVPIPPSEAERARGLPIVAIDVGGNQRVTKSDILTYLRERVGQAFDPDTLAQDTRELWNSGFFDDIEVDLERNDDGVSLRFVVRERPTISQVLFEGNSEIDTDDITEAIEVKDGTILSRPAIRRTVQKIRDMYAEKGFFLADVKSEVLPQRNNEVVVRFTIKEQSQVSVKRITFIGNHSVSDDELREVMFTGNSGFFAFGSGGPYRQDAFERDIAVISALYYDRGFLTVSISTPRVMLTPDKSGIEVSLTINEGPRYRIRQLRVYERGPDGKEVEPIDGRRALASMVRARPGDYFNRAELLEDLQSIRTLYRDHGYANVEANPQTRLDQDRHEVDIVVPIERGPLVYFERIEFRGNSKTRDKVLRREMEVSEGELFHETHLEESRQRITALGFFERVDISTEEGSAPDKVQVNIEVTERPTGTFQVGAGFSSIENFIATAQVQQANLFGYGQSLSLQAQVSGLRQLVNLRFYEPYFLDSRFSASVDLFDQLRIFNDFSQSSRGGSLTFGYPLVEPELTASLTYTGELDEVSTQTQSTFLGTSSAVSVFTRLPLANLFNDGFTSSLRPALTYDTRDNRLFPTAGIYLRGSTELASSTLASDNEFIRHRFVGRYYYPLTTGLVLKLNTEAGHVTSPNAEGVPIFARFFLGGILDVRGYRFRTIGPRIPLPGNTDPNSAPIFNDANIGGNLMYFQNLELEFPILDKVGIRGVLFTDAGNAWNLEGVYCNATRGNARFDVTSPCFDGLESLTRLRTSYGFGIRWFSPLGPLRFEWGFPFDPLPYEETSVFEFTIGNFF; encoded by the coding sequence ATGCTGAACCGCTATCCCACCCGCTGGCTCGCCTGGTGTCACCTGGTGGCGGTGCTGATTGCCCTTGGTGCGCTGGCACCGCACGCCGCGGGCCAACAGCCCCGGCCTCAGCCATCGCCCGCGGCAGCGTCCCCTGCGGAAGAAAGCGGTGCCGCGGATTCCGTACCCAGCGTGCCCATCCCACCGTCCGAAGCGGAGCGGGCGCGTGGTCTGCCAATCGTCGCGATCGACGTCGGCGGTAACCAGCGCGTCACCAAGTCGGACATCCTGACCTACCTCCGCGAGCGAGTCGGGCAGGCCTTCGATCCCGACACCTTGGCCCAAGACACTCGCGAGCTGTGGAATTCAGGCTTCTTCGACGACATCGAGGTCGATCTGGAGCGGAATGACGACGGGGTGTCCCTGCGGTTCGTCGTGCGCGAACGCCCAACCATCAGCCAGGTGCTCTTCGAGGGGAACTCGGAAATAGATACCGACGACATCACCGAGGCCATCGAGGTCAAGGACGGGACCATCCTCAGTCGCCCCGCGATTCGACGCACGGTGCAGAAGATCCGCGACATGTACGCGGAAAAGGGCTTCTTCCTCGCGGATGTGAAGAGCGAAGTGCTGCCCCAGCGCAACAACGAGGTGGTCGTTCGTTTCACGATCAAGGAGCAGTCGCAGGTGAGCGTGAAGCGCATCACCTTCATCGGCAATCACTCCGTGAGCGACGACGAGCTTCGCGAGGTGATGTTCACGGGGAATTCGGGCTTCTTCGCCTTCGGGTCCGGCGGCCCCTACCGCCAAGACGCTTTCGAGCGCGACATCGCCGTGATCAGCGCGCTCTACTACGATCGTGGATTTCTGACGGTGTCGATCAGCACGCCGCGCGTGATGTTGACGCCGGACAAGAGCGGCATCGAGGTCTCCCTCACGATCAACGAGGGACCGCGCTATCGCATCCGTCAACTTCGAGTGTACGAGCGTGGGCCCGACGGCAAGGAGGTCGAGCCCATCGACGGTCGGCGTGCCCTTGCCTCGATGGTCCGAGCCCGCCCGGGCGACTACTTCAACCGCGCGGAGCTACTGGAAGACCTGCAGTCGATTCGCACGCTGTACCGCGACCACGGCTACGCCAACGTCGAGGCAAACCCACAAACTCGCCTGGACCAGGATCGGCACGAAGTGGACATCGTGGTACCCATCGAGCGGGGGCCCCTTGTCTATTTCGAGCGCATCGAGTTCCGCGGGAATTCCAAGACCCGGGACAAGGTGCTGCGGCGCGAGATGGAGGTGAGCGAAGGCGAACTGTTTCACGAGACTCACCTGGAAGAGTCGCGCCAGCGCATCACGGCCCTCGGCTTCTTCGAGCGCGTGGACATATCCACGGAAGAGGGCTCCGCCCCGGACAAGGTCCAGGTGAACATCGAAGTCACCGAACGGCCCACGGGTACATTCCAGGTCGGTGCGGGCTTCTCCAGCATCGAGAACTTCATCGCGACGGCCCAGGTCCAGCAGGCAAACCTCTTCGGCTACGGACAGAGCCTCTCGCTCCAAGCCCAGGTCAGTGGCCTTCGCCAGCTGGTCAACCTGCGCTTCTACGAGCCCTACTTCTTGGACAGCCGCTTCTCTGCGAGCGTCGACCTGTTCGATCAGCTGCGCATTTTCAACGACTTCTCCCAGTCGAGTCGTGGCGGTTCCCTCACCTTTGGCTACCCCTTGGTGGAGCCAGAGCTGACGGCGTCCCTGACCTACACCGGCGAGCTGGACGAGGTCAGCACGCAGACCCAATCGACCTTCCTCGGAACGTCTAGCGCGGTCAGCGTGTTCACCCGGCTGCCCTTGGCCAACCTGTTCAACGACGGATTCACTTCCAGTCTTCGCCCGGCGCTGACCTACGATACGAGAGACAACCGACTCTTCCCAACCGCGGGCATCTACCTGCGAGGTTCCACGGAACTCGCCAGCTCCACGCTTGCATCCGACAACGAGTTCATTCGCCACCGTTTCGTGGGCCGCTACTACTACCCGTTGACCACCGGACTGGTGCTCAAGCTGAACACCGAAGCCGGCCACGTCACCAGCCCCAATGCCGAAGGCGTGCCAATCTTCGCGCGCTTCTTCCTGGGCGGAATTCTCGACGTGCGCGGCTACCGTTTCCGCACGATTGGACCGAGGATCCCGCTTCCGGGGAACACCGACCCCAATAGCGCGCCCATCTTCAACGATGCGAACATCGGCGGCAACCTGATGTACTTCCAGAACCTGGAACTCGAGTTCCCGATTCTGGACAAGGTCGGCATTCGCGGCGTGCTGTTCACCGACGCAGGCAACGCCTGGAACCTGGAGGGCGTCTACTGCAACGCCACTCGAGGCAACGCGCGCTTCGACGTCACCAGCCCCTGCTTCGACGGCCTGGAGAGCCTCACGCGCTTGCGCACATCCTACGGCTTCGGCATTCGCTGGTTCTCACCGCTCGGCCCGCTGCGCTTCGAGTGGGGCTTCCCCTTCGATCCCCTCCCCTACGAAGAGACCAGCGTCTTCGAGTTCACCATCGGCAACTTCTTCTGA
- a CDS encoding sigma 54-interacting transcriptional regulator: protein MVDKTTGAMQAFGAPAAPGAHSRSGLVLLYTEAYSSLPGAILLERESQVVGRDESAEICLPVSAVSRRHAEIAWERDTWVIRDLGSRNGLIVEGREVSAVELEPGAEIRIGDAVFKFVDKHAELYVPFRIDGSVAPGFERRGRSPKTLVGGYTMDRIAADLARIAPTPLSVMLLGESGTGKEVVARELHALSARRGDFHAVNCAAIPGQLLESELFGYKRGAFSGADRDKPGLIKLAHEGTLLLDEIGDMPLEAQAKLLRVLQNKEVFPLGATAPEKVDVRIVCATHRDLWRLQESGKFREDLFARLNEYQLRLPPLRERKEDVFMLTRAFLTRHGRPEVKTTFAFMLALLHYDWPYNVRELEACIKRCLALTDRATLDRDLMPDTIREAMADYAQPAGSEPSASIAPAASQSTPTPVRTALPTEDELKALLQRHQGNVAAVGRELGKARMQIHRWMKRYGIHVDDYR from the coding sequence ATGGTCGACAAGACGACCGGCGCCATGCAGGCCTTCGGGGCTCCAGCCGCGCCCGGGGCGCACTCGCGCTCCGGGCTCGTCCTGCTGTACACGGAGGCGTACTCGTCGCTACCCGGTGCCATCCTGCTCGAACGCGAAAGCCAGGTGGTGGGGCGCGACGAGAGCGCAGAGATCTGTCTCCCGGTCAGCGCGGTCTCGCGGCGGCACGCAGAAATCGCGTGGGAGCGCGATACCTGGGTGATTCGCGATCTGGGAAGCCGCAACGGACTCATCGTCGAAGGCCGGGAGGTGTCCGCCGTGGAGTTGGAGCCGGGTGCCGAGATCCGCATCGGCGACGCCGTCTTCAAGTTCGTCGACAAGCACGCCGAGCTGTACGTCCCTTTTCGTATCGATGGCTCCGTCGCGCCTGGCTTCGAGCGGAGAGGTCGCAGCCCGAAGACCTTGGTTGGTGGCTACACCATGGACCGCATCGCCGCGGACTTGGCGCGCATTGCGCCCACCCCGCTGTCCGTCATGTTGCTCGGTGAGAGCGGCACCGGCAAAGAAGTCGTCGCGCGCGAGCTGCATGCCCTGAGCGCGCGCCGGGGCGACTTCCACGCCGTCAACTGCGCCGCCATTCCAGGGCAACTCTTGGAGAGTGAACTCTTCGGCTACAAACGCGGCGCGTTCTCCGGGGCGGACCGCGACAAACCTGGGTTGATCAAGTTGGCGCACGAAGGGACGTTGCTGCTCGACGAGATCGGCGACATGCCCCTCGAAGCGCAGGCAAAACTGCTGCGCGTCCTACAAAACAAGGAAGTGTTTCCGCTGGGTGCAACTGCACCGGAAAAAGTGGATGTGCGCATCGTGTGCGCGACTCACCGCGATCTCTGGCGTCTGCAAGAGTCGGGGAAATTCCGGGAGGATCTATTTGCACGCCTGAACGAGTATCAACTGCGTCTGCCCCCGCTGCGCGAACGCAAAGAGGATGTTTTCATGCTGACTCGGGCGTTTCTGACGCGCCACGGTCGGCCGGAGGTCAAGACCACCTTCGCGTTCATGCTCGCCCTGTTGCACTACGACTGGCCCTACAACGTGCGCGAGCTGGAGGCGTGCATCAAGCGCTGCTTGGCCTTGACGGATCGGGCGACCCTGGACCGGGACTTGATGCCGGACACCATTCGCGAAGCCATGGCGGACTACGCCCAGCCGGCCGGCTCGGAGCCTTCAGCGAGCATCGCACCTGCTGCGTCGCAGTCGACGCCGACGCCGGTCCGCACCGCTCTGCCCACCGAAGACGAGTTGAAGGCGCTGCTGCAGCGGCATCAGGGCAACGTGGCAGCTGTGGGGCGCGAGCTGGGCAAGGCCCGCATGCAGATTCATCGCTGGATGAAGCGCTACGGAATTCACGTCGACGACTACCGCTGA
- a CDS encoding carbon-nitrogen hydrolase family protein — protein sequence MKTLRAAVVQLESQDQVDANLEQCQRHVLRAAADGARLVVLPENFSFMGAEADKRRFAEELGDRGPIQSALSSLAREAQLTLIAGGFPEKSGDDARPFNTLLVYGPDGRLRTHYRKIHLFDVELADGTVLNESSATSAGDELVTTDVDGARVGLSICYDLRFPELYRGLVSAGAEVLVVPAAFTLQTGKDHWHPLLRARAIESQCWVLAAGQWGKHPKGRLTYGHSMIIDPWGTIVSQCSDGVGHCTADLDAELTARVRASVPCLQHRRL from the coding sequence ATGAAGACGCTGCGCGCCGCCGTGGTGCAACTCGAGAGCCAGGACCAGGTCGACGCGAACCTCGAGCAGTGCCAGCGGCACGTTCTGCGTGCTGCTGCCGACGGCGCGCGGCTCGTCGTGCTGCCAGAAAACTTCTCCTTCATGGGGGCGGAGGCCGACAAGCGGCGCTTCGCGGAGGAACTCGGAGACCGAGGCCCCATCCAGAGCGCACTATCGAGTTTGGCTCGGGAGGCGCAGTTGACGTTGATCGCTGGCGGCTTCCCCGAGAAGAGCGGCGACGACGCGCGTCCCTTCAACACGCTCCTGGTCTATGGACCCGACGGACGGCTGCGGACGCACTACCGCAAGATCCATTTGTTCGATGTAGAGCTGGCGGACGGAACGGTGCTCAACGAATCGTCCGCTACGAGCGCAGGCGATGAACTGGTCACCACGGACGTGGACGGCGCGCGCGTGGGGCTCTCCATTTGCTACGATCTTCGATTTCCCGAGCTGTACCGAGGACTGGTGAGCGCGGGCGCAGAAGTGTTGGTGGTGCCCGCCGCGTTCACCCTGCAGACGGGCAAGGACCATTGGCACCCGCTACTGCGTGCGCGCGCGATCGAATCCCAGTGCTGGGTGCTTGCGGCGGGACAATGGGGCAAACATCCCAAGGGGCGGCTCACCTACGGCCATTCGATGATCATCGACCCCTGGGGCACGATCGTGTCGCAGTGCTCGGACGGCGTCGGGCACTGCACCGCGGATCTGGACGCAGAGCTCACGGCGCGCGTGCGTGCGTCGGTGCCTTGTCTGCAGCACCGTCGACTTTGA
- a CDS encoding tetratricopeptide repeat protein, with the protein MRRKKKRDDKVIHVVFGPGGGRVEQTTAAPATAPQEPCATTREPLTDLFTRAEIARLLGLTPGRLRSLDRAGVVTPSGRRRGKRAYTFSDLIALRTAQTLLDRNVRLRDVTRAVGALKRTLPRVTRPLAELRIVSDGHKVVVRTQDGSFEPLTGQMMLDFEVKSLRDDVVRVLRPSAGRERARTAYELYLRASQLDEDPETMDEAEILYQQAIDLDPWLAIAYTNLGNIRFRRHDPEGAEALYRRALEIDSRQPEAQYNLGYVMLERGRPELSIPLFHGALESDSKFADAYFNLAMAYEQIGETQKARPYWKSYIALEPTGTWTEIAKRHL; encoded by the coding sequence ATGAGGCGCAAAAAGAAACGCGACGACAAGGTCATCCATGTCGTCTTCGGCCCTGGCGGTGGGCGCGTGGAACAAACCACGGCCGCACCGGCAACGGCCCCACAGGAACCCTGCGCAACCACCCGCGAACCGCTCACGGACCTATTCACCCGCGCCGAAATCGCCCGGCTGCTCGGGCTGACCCCTGGGCGGCTGCGTAGCCTCGACCGAGCGGGCGTCGTGACTCCCAGCGGGCGTCGCCGTGGGAAGCGCGCGTATACGTTCTCGGATCTCATCGCGCTACGAACCGCCCAAACCTTGCTCGACCGCAATGTCCGCTTGCGGGACGTGACGCGGGCGGTGGGCGCGCTGAAGCGCACTCTGCCGCGGGTGACGCGTCCTCTCGCAGAGCTGCGCATCGTCTCGGACGGCCACAAAGTGGTAGTGCGCACCCAGGACGGCAGCTTCGAGCCCTTGACGGGACAGATGATGCTCGACTTCGAGGTGAAGTCCTTGCGCGACGACGTCGTGCGAGTGCTTCGTCCTTCCGCCGGGCGCGAGCGCGCACGGACGGCCTATGAGCTGTACCTACGCGCCAGTCAGCTGGACGAAGACCCGGAAACGATGGATGAGGCGGAAATCCTGTATCAACAGGCCATCGACCTCGATCCGTGGTTGGCAATTGCCTACACCAACTTGGGGAACATTCGCTTTCGCCGCCATGACCCCGAAGGCGCCGAAGCGCTCTATCGACGAGCCCTCGAAATTGATTCGCGCCAGCCAGAGGCGCAGTACAACCTCGGCTACGTAATGCTCGAACGTGGGCGGCCCGAACTCAGCATTCCATTGTTCCACGGCGCGCTCGAATCAGACTCGAAGTTCGCCGACGCCTACTTCAACCTCGCAATGGCCTACGAGCAAATTGGGGAGACGCAAAAGGCGCGGCCCTACTGGAAGAGCTACATCGCGCTGGAGCCAACGGGCACCTGGACCGAGATCGCCAAGCGCCATCTCTAG
- a CDS encoding FHA domain-containing protein, with the protein MISPTEAKEPVFAIIISEKGGAERRETYDRAEITVGRVQGNDLMLPKGNVSKRHARLIFRDGRFIVTDLNSTNGTYVNRRRISQATIVREGDRIYIGDFVLRIEAPDGDSAAAELGETTGSGPVLARDAAQEGSVNTHMPGAVQEGEEPSGAAYPRVPGPPRLPDASRPSHPSPEPSSAAQRASIVDVSHADIDARSLIPAAEPSRDAATQRQLLTVLVEHAVATVGHEALEGEISDGVRSAVDRALSERAEALRANGEIDPSVDVNRLIGYARAELVELGPIGALLMDGGVASIGVPRFDQVIAATGDAVSVVEPPFTSPASVRRVVHRLARAAGAPVGENDGIVERRLRDGARLSAVVGRLAAQGPMLSIVKPTRAVATLEELVRAGVVSRGIATFLQNAVMARVNLLVVGPRDAGTTRVLSALLAQARSEAPMVVVEAHDGLSELVHNAAVLRDWSGEQLQRALVAATRLPSARLAAELSEAAVVTSVLEAARLGADGIIAVAHAGSARSALAQISAMAAQSGEPLRAARESVAASFELVLEIGRLRDGRHRALRVAETTGSSDEEIVVQDIFSFVVERTAAGGAVEGTFSPSGIVPRVATQVAGRGFGLESSLFSRPPSR; encoded by the coding sequence GTGATTTCCCCCACCGAAGCCAAAGAGCCCGTGTTCGCCATCATCATCAGCGAAAAGGGGGGCGCAGAGCGTCGAGAGACCTACGACCGCGCCGAGATTACGGTGGGGCGTGTGCAGGGCAACGACTTGATGCTGCCCAAGGGCAACGTGTCGAAGCGTCACGCCCGCCTGATCTTTCGCGATGGCCGTTTCATCGTCACGGACCTGAACAGTACCAACGGGACGTACGTCAACCGTCGACGCATCTCCCAGGCGACCATCGTGCGTGAGGGAGACAGGATCTACATCGGGGATTTCGTGCTGCGCATCGAGGCACCCGATGGCGACTCCGCAGCTGCGGAGTTGGGAGAGACGACCGGGAGCGGTCCGGTGCTGGCTCGCGATGCGGCGCAGGAGGGCTCCGTCAACACGCACATGCCAGGTGCCGTGCAAGAGGGCGAAGAGCCGAGTGGTGCTGCGTACCCGCGCGTACCCGGGCCGCCGCGACTCCCGGATGCGTCGAGGCCCTCGCACCCGAGCCCCGAACCAAGTTCTGCCGCGCAGCGCGCCAGCATCGTCGACGTCTCACATGCCGATATCGATGCAAGGTCCTTGATCCCAGCAGCCGAGCCGAGCCGCGACGCAGCGACGCAGCGCCAGTTGCTCACTGTCCTGGTGGAGCACGCGGTCGCCACCGTGGGCCACGAGGCGCTGGAGGGCGAGATCTCCGATGGTGTGCGTAGCGCCGTGGATCGAGCGCTCAGCGAGCGCGCCGAAGCCTTGCGCGCAAATGGCGAGATCGACCCTTCCGTCGACGTCAATCGCCTGATTGGCTACGCACGCGCGGAGCTGGTCGAGCTCGGCCCCATTGGAGCGCTCCTGATGGACGGAGGCGTCGCTTCCATCGGGGTACCACGTTTCGACCAAGTGATCGCAGCCACTGGTGACGCTGTGTCGGTCGTCGAGCCGCCGTTTACGTCTCCTGCTTCCGTGCGGCGCGTCGTGCACCGCTTGGCTCGCGCCGCGGGAGCGCCGGTCGGCGAAAACGATGGCATCGTAGAGCGACGTCTGCGAGATGGCGCGCGCTTGAGCGCGGTAGTGGGGCGCCTGGCAGCGCAGGGGCCGATGCTCAGCATCGTCAAACCAACGCGTGCTGTGGCGACGCTCGAAGAGCTGGTGCGCGCCGGCGTGGTGTCTCGTGGCATCGCGACTTTCTTGCAGAACGCCGTCATGGCTCGGGTCAACCTGTTGGTCGTAGGGCCACGCGACGCGGGGACGACCCGCGTGTTGTCAGCGCTCTTGGCCCAGGCGCGGAGTGAGGCGCCGATGGTCGTCGTCGAGGCACACGACGGCCTATCCGAACTCGTCCACAACGCCGCGGTGCTCAGGGACTGGAGCGGAGAGCAACTGCAGCGGGCCTTGGTTGCTGCGACGCGCCTGCCGTCGGCTCGGCTGGCCGCGGAGCTATCCGAGGCCGCGGTCGTCACTTCGGTACTCGAGGCCGCACGGCTCGGTGCCGACGGGATCATCGCCGTCGCGCACGCGGGCAGCGCACGCAGTGCGCTGGCTCAGATCAGCGCCATGGCAGCGCAGTCCGGGGAGCCCCTGCGAGCGGCGCGGGAGTCCGTCGCCGCCAGCTTCGAGCTGGTGTTGGAAATCGGACGTCTGCGCGACGGACGCCACCGCGCCTTGCGGGTCGCGGAGACTACGGGCAGTAGCGACGAGGAGATCGTCGTGCAGGACATCTTCAGTTTCGTCGTGGAACGCACCGCCGCAGGTGGCGCAGTCGAAGGCACGTTCTCGCCCTCCGGCATCGTGCCGCGAGTTGCGACGCAGGTGGCGGGTCGCGGCTTCGGGCTCGAGAGTTCGCTCTTCTCGCGCCCGCCTTCGCGCTAG
- the def gene encoding peptide deformylase, producing the protein MALRTILEYPDPRLREVAKPVGTVDDEIRTLVDDMAETMYAAPGVGLAAPQVGVALRVFVIDIAAEDEPSDLKVFINPEITFKDGHQTWNEGCLSFPGVSEDIKRAEYVKVTALDRKGKRFELEADGLLAVAIQHENDHLDGVLMIDKLNAVKRRLMGRKLARANA; encoded by the coding sequence ATGGCGTTGCGAACCATTCTCGAGTACCCGGACCCCCGCCTGCGGGAGGTGGCCAAGCCGGTGGGCACGGTAGATGACGAAATCCGAACCCTTGTCGACGACATGGCCGAGACCATGTACGCGGCTCCCGGAGTCGGACTCGCGGCGCCTCAGGTCGGCGTCGCTTTGCGCGTCTTCGTGATTGATATCGCGGCGGAAGACGAACCCAGTGACTTGAAGGTCTTCATCAATCCCGAGATCACCTTCAAGGACGGACATCAGACCTGGAACGAGGGGTGTCTGTCATTCCCCGGCGTTTCCGAGGACATCAAGCGCGCGGAGTACGTCAAAGTCACCGCACTGGATCGCAAAGGGAAGCGCTTCGAACTCGAAGCGGACGGCTTGTTGGCAGTGGCCATCCAGCACGAAAACGATCACTTGGACGGCGTCCTGATGATCGACAAGCTCAACGCCGTGAAGCGCCGCCTGATGGGCCGCAAGCTGGCGCGTGCCAACGCCTGA
- the ribD gene encoding bifunctional diaminohydroxyphosphoribosylaminopyrimidine deaminase/5-amino-6-(5-phosphoribosylamino)uracil reductase RibD, with protein sequence MKETDEKLMARAIELAQQGDPSPNPPVGSIVADGETIVAEGFHSAAGMDHAEIVALKEAGGSAEGKSLYVTLEPCNHQGRTPPCVDSIIAAKLKRVVVGTRDPNPNVAGGGIEKLEAAGIEVVLGVLEKEAKRLIEPWTKYITEEAAFLSLKLATSLDGRIATRTGASKWITCSDSRARVHLLRTKHDAVMVGINTVIADDPRLTVRDVPGRSPIRIVVDSKLRLPIGSQLVQTAKETPTCAVTTVDAPREAEDALVELGVSVIRVPATAEGRCDMRAALKELAAREVVSVLCEGGAELAGSLLALALPDEMHVFIAPVLLGPRGRAAAVDWAGPENPSDAPRIESPRWELCGSDAYVSGRLLNPKKSSRTTSA encoded by the coding sequence GTGAAGGAAACGGACGAGAAGCTGATGGCACGTGCCATCGAGCTGGCGCAGCAAGGCGACCCCTCTCCCAATCCCCCGGTCGGTTCCATCGTCGCCGACGGCGAGACGATCGTGGCGGAAGGCTTTCATTCGGCGGCAGGCATGGACCACGCCGAGATCGTCGCCTTGAAGGAAGCCGGCGGCTCCGCCGAAGGCAAGAGCTTGTACGTCACCCTCGAGCCGTGCAACCACCAGGGTCGAACGCCGCCGTGCGTGGATTCGATCATCGCCGCCAAGTTGAAGCGAGTGGTGGTCGGCACCCGCGACCCGAATCCCAACGTGGCCGGCGGAGGCATCGAGAAGCTGGAGGCTGCCGGCATCGAAGTGGTGCTTGGCGTCTTGGAAAAGGAAGCCAAACGGCTGATCGAGCCCTGGACCAAGTACATCACCGAAGAAGCAGCTTTCTTGAGCTTGAAGCTCGCCACCTCCCTGGATGGGCGCATCGCCACACGCACGGGAGCGTCAAAGTGGATCACGTGCTCCGACTCACGCGCCCGCGTTCATCTACTGCGCACCAAGCACGATGCGGTCATGGTCGGCATCAACACGGTGATCGCGGACGACCCCCGACTCACGGTGCGCGACGTCCCCGGGCGAAGTCCGATTCGCATCGTCGTAGACAGCAAGCTGCGACTGCCCATCGGAAGCCAGCTGGTGCAGACCGCGAAGGAGACTCCCACCTGTGCGGTGACCACCGTCGACGCGCCCCGCGAGGCCGAAGACGCGCTGGTGGAACTCGGCGTCAGCGTGATTCGTGTCCCGGCCACAGCGGAGGGACGCTGTGACATGCGAGCGGCCCTAAAAGAGCTTGCCGCGCGTGAAGTGGTCAGCGTGCTGTGTGAGGGCGGCGCAGAACTCGCGGGCAGCCTGCTTGCTCTCGCCCTTCCCGACGAGATGCATGTTTTCATCGCGCCCGTGCTGCTCGGCCCACGCGGTCGCGCCGCGGCGGTCGACTGGGCAGGGCCGGAGAACCCGTCGGATGCGCCCCGCATCGAGTCCCCTCGCTGGGAGCTATGCGGGTCGGACGCCTACGTGTCGGGGCGATTGCTCAACCCGAAGAAATCCAGCCGCACCACGTCAGCCTAG
- the nrdR gene encoding transcriptional regulator NrdR has protein sequence MQCPACRQMESRVLDSRLVSGGTVTWRRRECDACKRRFTTYERVELSLPTVVKRDGKRAPFDREKLLASLKIACNKRPVPADVLEREADALELELAESGDREISSMAIGERVMARLKGLDEVAYVRFASVYKSFRDIDEFMREMTDLVRTRPDTDEVSS, from the coding sequence ATGCAGTGCCCCGCCTGTCGTCAAATGGAGAGTCGCGTGCTCGACTCTCGCCTGGTTTCTGGTGGCACGGTCACCTGGCGGCGGCGCGAGTGCGACGCCTGCAAACGGCGCTTCACGACCTATGAGCGGGTAGAGTTGTCGTTGCCCACGGTCGTGAAGCGTGATGGCAAACGCGCCCCCTTCGATCGCGAAAAGCTGTTGGCCAGCCTCAAGATCGCCTGCAACAAGCGGCCCGTCCCGGCGGACGTGCTCGAGCGGGAAGCAGATGCACTCGAGTTGGAACTGGCCGAATCCGGCGACCGCGAAATCTCCAGCATGGCCATTGGCGAACGCGTCATGGCGCGACTCAAGGGTCTGGATGAGGTCGCCTACGTCCGATTTGCCAGCGTCTACAAGTCCTTCCGCGACATCGACGAGTTCATGCGTGAAATGACGGACTTGGTGCGCACGCGACCGGACACCGACGAGGTGAGCTCGTGA